A genomic region of Trifolium pratense cultivar HEN17-A07 linkage group LG3, ARS_RC_1.1, whole genome shotgun sequence contains the following coding sequences:
- the LOC123913507 gene encoding probable serine/threonine protein kinase IREH1 isoform X2, translating to MVFKGRFFSSKKSETSSPDASSNSPRSISSNSPSRSDKKKAKSTVIQTLNSAGTTTSGGGFLGASASSRKTQVKEGSKKKDVVKGKESEISNLSESRSRSGSSSKKLTPATAVEVKELPSPSPYSSSSSTAAASVSPILASSLGLNRIKTRSGPLPQESFFGFRGDKGGATAAVLGASNLSRPGVGKKKEAGNQNRVGFREGFVIGGSVDNGSNSDSLSSGSGVHSIDQSPVVLPRSRLQNGESSSETGEQTSSQSQNGGLRSEDVCTPETAYDFENPKESESPRFQAILRVTSAPGKRFPGDIKSFSHELNSKGVRPFPFWKPRRLNNNLEVLYFHFTFYCGFNGLCCRKHYFKIATLIFLQEILVVIRAKFDKEKEEVNSELAIFAADLVGVLEKNADNHPEWQETIEDLLILARRCAMTTSGEFWLQCESIVQDLDDRRQELPPGTLKQLHTRMLFILTRCTRLLQFHKESALAEDEHVFNLRQSRVLHTTGKSIPPSGGRDSKSFGVAKTSKASTKKAYSQEQSSLSWKKGVMKPEIQLPAADDDTLKSFESPSGRNRMASWKKFPSPSGKSPTETVQLKDQSYGTVEPSKTPDKRLTSDIDLSAAKPSELLSVKDSHDHASKHQHKASWGYWGDQQPSTNDESSIICRICEEDVPTLHVEDHSRICAVADRCDQKGLSVNERLLRISEALSSTQKDSQQMVGSPDVAKVSNSSMTEESDVLSPKLSDWSRRGSEDMLDCFPETDNSAFMDDLKGLPLISCRTRFGPKSDQGMTTSSAGSMTPRSPLMTPRTSQIDLLLAGKGAYSENDDLPQMNELADIARCAANASLDDDRTASYLLSCLDDLRVVVERRKFDALTVETFGTRIEKLIREKYLQLTEMVDVEKIDVESPVMDDDVILEDDVVRSLRTSPIHSSKDRTSIDDFEIIKPISRGAFGRVFLAKKRTTGDLFAIKVLKKADMIRKNAVESILAERDILITVRNPFVVRFFYSFTCRENLYLVMEYLNGGDLYSLLRNLGCLDEEVARVYIAEVVLALEYLHSLRVVHRDLKPDNLLIAHDGHVKLTDFGLSKVGLINSTDDLSGPAVSGTSLLGEDESHTYTSEDQRERRKKRSAVGTPDYLAPEILLGTGHGYTADWWSVGVILFELLVGIPPFNAEHPQTIFDNILNRKIPWPEVPEEMSLEAHDLIDRLLTEDPNQRLGARGASEVKQHVFFKDINWDTLARQKAAFVPASESALDTSYFTSRYSWNTSDGLAYPPSDFEDSSDADSLSGSSSCLSNRHDELGDECGGLAEFDSSSSVNYSFSNFSFKNLSQLASINYDLTKGWKDDPSTNSSA from the exons ATGGTCTTCAAAGGAAGATTCTTCTCTTCCAAAAAATCTGAAACTTCTAGTCCAGATGCTTCTTCTAACAGTCCTCGATCAATCTCCTCAAATTCTCCTTCTAGATCTGATAAGAAAAAAGCTAAATCAACCGTTATTCAAACCCTAAACTCCGCCGGAACAACCACCAGCGGCGGCGGATTTCTCGGAGCATCGGCTTCTAGTCGGAAGACGCAAGTTAAAGAAGGGAGTAAGAAGAAAGATGTTGTTAAAGGAAAGGAGAGTGAGATTTCAAATCTGTCGGAATCTCGCTCTCGTTCCGGTTCTAGTTCGAAGAAATTGACTCCGGCAACGGCGGTGGAGGTGAAGGAGTTACCGTCACCGTCGCCATATTCTTCTTCATCGTCGACTGCTGCGGCTTCTGTTTCACCGATTTTGGCGTCGTCGTTAGGGTTGAATAGGATAAAGACGAGATCGGGACCGTTACCGCAGGAGAGTTTCTTTGGTTTTAGAGGTGATAAGGGAGGAGCTACGGCGGCGGTGCTTGGTGCTAGTAATCTTTCTAGGCCTGGTGTTGGGAAGAAGAAAGAGGCTGGCAATCAGAATAGAGTCGGGTTTCGGGAAGGTTTTGTAATTGGTGGTAGCGTTGATAATGGGAGTAATTCGGATAGTTTGTCGTCGGGGAGTGGTGTACATTCGATTGATCAGAGTCCGGTTGTGTTGCCGCGGTCGCGATTACAGAATGGTGAATCGTCTTCTGAAACAG GAGAGCAGACATCATCCCAGAGCCAGAATGGAGGCTTAAGAAGTGAAGATGTTTGCACCCCAGAG ACCGCATATGATTTTGAAAATCCAAAAGAATCTGAATCTCCCCGTTTTCAAGCTATATTACGTGTCACAAGTGCCCCCGGAAAGAGGTTTCCTGGTGATATCAAGAGTTTTTCCCACGAGTTAAATTCTAAAGGTGTCCGGCCGTTTCCATTTTGGAAGCCTCGGAGGTTAAATAATAACCTTGAGGTACTTTACTttcattttacattttattgTGGATTTAATGGTTTGTGTTGTAGGAAACATTACTTCAAAATTGCTACACTTATTTTTTTGCAGGAGATCTTGGTTGTTATTAGGGCTAAATTtgataaagaaaaggaagaggTGAACTCTGAACTGGCTATTTTTGCTGCAGACCTGGTTGGAGTTCTTGAAAAAAATGCCGATAATCATCCGGAATGGCAAGAGACAATTGAGGACTTGCTAATTTTGGCCAGGCGCTGTGCTATGACTACATCTGGGGAGTTTTGGCTTCAGTGTGAAAGCATTGTTCAGGATTTGGATGATAGACGTCAAGAGCTACCTCCAGGGACTCTAAAGCAGCTTCACACTCGAATGCTCTTCATTCTCACACGGTGTACTAGGTTGTTGCAATTCCACAAGGAGAGTGCATTGGCTGAGgatgaacatgttttcaatctccgTCAATCCAGAGTCTTGCATACTACTGGAAAAAGTATTCCTCCTAGTGGGGGAAGGGATTCTAAAAGTTTTGGTGTTGCAAAGACCTCAAAGGCTTCAACCAAAAAAGCTTATAGCCAAGAGCAGAGTAGCTTGAGTTGGAAGAAAGGTGTTATGAAACCAGAAATTCAGTTGCCTGCTGCCGATGATGATACTTTAAAAAGCTTCGAGTCTCCTTCTGGCAGGAATCGAATGGCTTCATGGAAAAAATTCCCATCTCCATCAGGAAAAAGCCCAACAGAAACTGTTCAGTTGAAGGACCAAAGTTATGGGACAGTCGAACCTTCAAAGACACCAGATAAGAGATTAACTTCTGATATAGATCTCTCTGCTGCCAAGCCGTCGGAGCTTCTCTCTGTCAAAGATTCTCATGACCATGCTTCCAAGCACCAACACAAAGCTTCCTGGGGATACTGGGGAGACCAGCAGCCGAGTACTAATGACGAGAGTTCAATAATTTGTCGAATATGTGAAGAGGATGTACCTACTCTACATGTTGAAGATCATTCAAGGATCTGTGCAGTTGCTGACAGATGTGATCAGAAGGGTCTGAGTGTCAACGAGCGTCTCTTAAGAATTTCTGAAGCCTTATCATCTACTCAGAAGGATTCCCAACAAATGGTCGGAAGTCCTGATGTTGCAAAAGTGTCAAATTCAAGCATGACTGAAGAATCCGATGTTCTTTCCCCTAAACTTAGTGATTGGTCGCGCAGAGGCTCAGAGGACATGCTAGACTGTTTCCCTGAAACGGATAATTCGGCTTTTATGGATGACCTAAAAGGATTGCCGCTTATATCATGTAGAACTCGTTTTGGTCCAAAGTCTGACCAAGGTATGACAACATCATCTGCAGGGAGCATGACTCCTAGGTCTCCTTTAATGACACCAAGGACAAGTCAGATTGATTTGCTCTTGGCGGGGAAGGGTGCTTATTCCGAAAATGATGATCTGCCACAG ATGAATGAACTTGCTGATATAGCACGATGTGCAGCCAATGCTAGTCTGGATGATGATCGCACGGCGTCGTATTTATTGTCTTGTCTTGATGACTTGAGGGTTGTCGTAGAACGAAGGAAGTTCGATGCACTTACTGTTGAAACCTTTGGAACACGCATTGAGAAGCTGATCCG GGAGAAGTATTTGCAGCTTACTGAGATGGTGGATGTTGAAAAAATAGATGTAGAGAGCCCTGTAATGGATGATGATGTCATCTTGGAAGATGATGTGGTTCGCAGCTTGAGAACAAGCCCAATTCATTCTTCAAAGGATCGTACCTCTATTGATGACTTTGAGATTATAAAACCTATCAGTCGTGGGGCATTTGGAAGGGTTTTCTTGGCTAAGAAGAGGACCACTGGTGATCTTTTTGCAATAAAG GTTCTTAAGAAGGCAGATATGATCCGTAAGAATGCTGTAGAAAGTATATTAGCGGAACGTGATATCTTAATTACAGTGCGCAATCCTTTTGTG GTTCGATTTTTCTATTCTTTTACATGTCGTGAGAACCTGTATCTTGTCATGGAGTATCTGAATGGTGGAGACTTGTATTCATTACTAAGGAATTTAGGTTGTCTAGATGAGGAAGTTGCTCGTGTATATATTGCTGAAGTG GTGCTTGCATTAGAGTATTTGCACTCACTGCGTGTTGTGCATCGTGACTTGAAGCCTGATAATTTATTGATTGCACATGATGGTCATGTCAAG TTAACAGACTTCGGTCTTTCAAAAGTTGGTCTCATCAACAGCACAGATGATTTGTCTGGCCCAGCAGTCAGTGGTACATCCCTACTTGGGGAGGATGAATCTCATACATATACATCTGAGGATCAAAGGGAACGGAGGAAGAAACGTTCTGCTGTTGGCACACCTGATTACTTAGCTCCTGAGATACTTTTAGGAACTGGACATG GGTACACTGCGGATTGGTGGTCTGTTGGGGTCATTTTATTTGAGTTGCTTGTTGGTATTCCACCATTCAATGCAGAGCATCCTCAG actatatttgataatattCTTAACCGTAAGATACCTTGGCCTGAAGTTCCTGAGGAAATGAGTCTTGAAGCACATGATCTTATTGATCG ATTGTTGACCGAAGATCCTAATCAAAGACTAGGAGCTAGAGGTGCATCAGAG GTAAAGCAACACGTTTTCTTCAAGGATATTAACTGGGACACGCTAGCCAGACAGAAG GCTGCATTTGTTCCTGCTTCTGAGAGTGCTCTAGACACCAGTTACTTCACTAGTCGCTACTCATGGAATACTTCTGATGGCCTTGCATATCCGCCAAGTGATTTTGAAGATTCTAGTGATGCTGATAGCTTAAGTGGCAGCAGCAGTTGCCTGAGCAATCGCCATGATGAATTG GGAGATGAATGTGGGGGTCTTGCCGAGTTTGATTCTAGTTCTTCTGTCAATTACTCTTTTAGTAATTTCTCCTTTAAG